The nucleotide window AATAATtaggggctgcacggtggtgtagtggttagcgctgtcgcctcacagcaagaaggtccgggttcgagccccgtggccggcgagggcctttctgtgcggagtttgcatgttctccccgtgtccgcgtgggtttcctccgggtgctccggtttcccccacagtccaaagacatgcaggttaggttaactggtgactctaaggtggtgtttacattagaccgtatccgtctcgttttcgtcgcggatgcactgtccgttcacattaaaacgccgggaaacgactccacaggcggaacaatttgaatccgccagggcccacgtattcaacccagttcgtatctgatccggtgctgtgtaaacattgaggaacgaggaaacgctgtgctgagctctagctgacgtcgtcattggacgacgtcaccgtgacatccaccttcctgattcgctggcgctgggatcacacacacagcggctcagtcccgaatcactgctcgtgcgcttcactcgcgcgctctgtgagctgcgcagggccggagtgcgcaccctccagagggcactcgctgttcagggcggagtgatttggagcgcaggaggaagcgctgagccgcactgaggtttatttacacatttcaacttatttacctccttcaggcgcttaaactcagtgagaacatgaacatcacagccaggtgtgtttatctgctggagaaggtgttcgcttgccatccttccacttgcaagtggtgagtgacttgcgcatgcccgatatgcactgggatcatgtgacgtgccgtctaattagtcatgtgatttgcgtatccgtgtattggcgttgctgtgtgcacgcgaatcgttttaaaaacgttaatctgatgatccgctgatacggtctaatgtaaacaccacctaaattgagcgtaggtgtgaatgtgagtgtgaatggttgtctgtgtctatgtgtcagccctgtgatgacctggcgacttgtccagggtgaaccccgcctttcgcccgtagtcagctgggataggatccagctcgcctgcgaccctgtagaacaggataaagcggctacagataatgagatgatatatataaaaataacaaCCTCACCAACGATCTCGACTCCGTCTGATCAAGTGAGAGGCCGGTTGAGATCACATGAAACCACGGTGTTCAGCTTTTCTTACGTTTGTGTGTCAAACAGTAAAAGGGATGTAATTTCAGTGAGGAGGGAAAGCTGTGAATGAGGAACTGAAGAAACATcagaccacatacacattttcacACACTTTGACACACACGCTCCATGATATCTCCATCAGAGGAATCATTCGAGCTGGCTGTTTGGATTTGTGGCTTTTACAGCGTTCTATATCTGTAGGAAACGAGCTGTCGCTTTCTCTCCGGATCGTGTGGACGCTGGGTCGCGGTTCcacaaataaacatgacatgagagGATCGTAATCAGTCCGATAACCGCTGGAACAGACAGACACTGTGTTCGACATTAACTCTGAATCATGTGATTTCTGTAGAATCTGTGGATCCGACGCTGAGGCCGAACATCAGACCCACTGAGAGATACGTCTTAAACGAACAGGGTAATCTCCCATCACCTTCTGTTGGACAACAGGCATGTTCTCGTCAGGGCTCTGACCTGCGATtcccatctctctttctctctgcaggGCCGCTGTTCTTCCTCAGCTGTTTCAGCGCGGTTGTCGGAGCAGCGTTGCTGTATTATTACGGCGGTAAGAGCACGAACAGAGTTGCTGTGAATCTGTACCGCCCCACGCCATTTatcatttcaatgacatttagacTAAAACACAAATTAATCATCGTCATTCATCTTTAATATAAATCCCTCGTGTGTGTTTAGATGTGAAGGCAGCATCAGGTTCGAGCAGCGCTCTGGGCTTCGCCGCTCTCAGGATTGGGAGAAAGGTCCGAGAGGTTCTGATCTGGTACACAGAAGACGGGCTGGGCCGATAACCTCACACACTGCTCCGGTTtttaacagttttacactcacgcGATGCTCTGTTCACCTGAAAGATTCCTGCGGGTTTAAAGTGCcttccaaagtttttttttttttgtaaggatTGTGTCCATCCTGTGCATGATATAACAGGACACGCCCAAAGCTGTTCCAGACTTCTGTCTCATTTCAGTTCATTTTTCCCCACAAGAAAACTCAATCTCTGTAGATCTCGTCTGGCGTTACTGTGAATGATAGTAAtgctcattttatatatatatttttaacaaagcaaaagaAACAGTTGTGAACCCGAGGCGTGTTCATGGTGTGGGTTTGTAAATGCGTCCCTGAACGTGTTAGAGCTGAAGGAACCTGAGGTCGGACGCTGTCGAACCGGACCAATCGGAAAAGGAACAGGGAtctggtttttgttttgttttttaaattgtttCACCTGATTTACATGCGTGTGTTTTCACAGAAACTTCCATATGCACTAATCTTTGCAGAATCTGTACATTTCTTCAAGGTAAAGACACTCAGAAGGTCACAATGCTCTCGAATGAGGTGCTGCTCTGGACCGGGCGTGTGCCCATAATCAGCTGTAAAAATATCAGAGTTTTTTATTGTGGACGCTTTAAATCATCGTCACTAACGCTAACACGAGTTACACTACACCATGGAACCCAGTTGCATCCGGAACCCTGCGTCAGTTCGTGGCCCGAGGAGTCATTCGAGTGAGTCGTTTA belongs to Neoarius graeffei isolate fNeoGra1 chromosome 26, fNeoGra1.pri, whole genome shotgun sequence and includes:
- the card19 gene encoding caspase recruitment domain family, member 19 isoform X1, with amino-acid sequence MSDSFHEQLKTDSWFLKSDRRLDTELVDKIILQLNRIYPQILTDKEATKFRDLDVPTCVRLSELLTHLQEKGEEACREFYRALHLHVEEVYFSLPTRLRRRRESVDPTLRPNIRPTERYVLNEQGNLPSPSVGQQACSRQGSDLRFPSLFLSAGPLFFLSCFSAVVGAALLYYYGDVKAASGSSSALGFAALRIGRKVREVLIWYTEDGLGR